The Nothobranchius furzeri strain GRZ-AD chromosome 6, NfurGRZ-RIMD1, whole genome shotgun sequence genome includes a region encoding these proteins:
- the pmm2 gene encoding phosphomannomutase 2: protein MSENTADTSTLCLFDVDGTLTAARQCVTPEMKALLEKLRTRVRVGVVGGSDLSKIQEQLGDDVIQIVDYVFAENGLVAYKNGQLHSIQSIQAHMGEELLQDFINFCLNYMAKIKLPKKRGTFIEFRNGMLNISPIGRSCTQEERREFYELDQKEKIREKFVSVLKEEFKGKGLSFSIGGQISFDVFPDGWDKRYCLGIVEEDKYSNIHFFGDKTKPGGNDYEIFCDPRTIGHEVSCPEETQQLCEQLFFS, encoded by the exons ATGAGTGAAAACACCGCGGACACGAGCACGCTCTGCCTGTTTGATGTTGACGGTACACTCACGGCCGCGAGACAG tgTGTGACTCCTGAAATGAAAGCTTTACTGGAGAAGTTAAGGACTCGGGTCCGAGTCGGAGTGGTCGGGGGGTCAGATCTCAGTAAGATCCAAGAGCAGCTGGGAGACGATG TGATCCAGATTGTGGACTACGTGTTCGCCGAGAACGGTCTGGTCGCCTATAAAAACGGACAGTTACATTCCATCCAG TCCATCCAGGCCCACATGGGGGAGGAGCTCCTGCAGGACTTCATCAACTTCTGTCTCAACTACATGGCTAAAATCAAGCTGCCCAAGAAAAG AGGAACGTTCATCGAGTTCCGTAACGGAATGCTGAACATCTCTCCTATCGGACGAAGCTGCACTCAGGAGGAACGCCGAGAGTTTTACGAGCTGGATCAG AAAGAGAAAATCAGGGAGAAGTTTGTTTCTGTGTTGAAGGAAGAGTTCAAAGGAAAAGGGTTGTCGTTTTCCATCG GAGGTCAGATCAGCTTTGACGTGTTCCCTGACGGCTGGGACAAGAGGTACTGTCTGGGCATCGTGGAGGAGGACAAATACTCCAACATCCACTTCTTTGGAGACAAAACTAAACCG GGAGGAAACGACTACGAGATCTTCTGCGACCCTCGGACCATAGGACACGAGGTGTCCTGTCCCGAGGAGACCCAGCAGCTGTGTGAGCAGCTCTTCTTCTCCTGA